One Eriocheir sinensis breed Jianghai 21 chromosome 61, ASM2467909v1, whole genome shotgun sequence genomic window, ggaggaggaggaggaggaggagaatgaagagagaacaaTGAagcaaaaaagggaagaggaggaagaaaagggaagaagaaggaggagagaggaaggaaggaaggagaaagagtaagcaaagaggagagaaagagatgatagagaggcagagagggaatataggaagagaaaaaaagaggagagagagaaaggaagaaaggagaaagagatgacaaagaggcagagaagggaatatgggaagaatgggaaaaaggagaagaaagaaaggaaggaagggggttaaggaaaggaaggaaggaggaaagaggatgcaaaaagaagagaaagtgatgatagaggaagagaagggaagaatgagaaaaaggaggagaaaggaaggaaggaagtagaaagagatgatagaggcagaaaaggaaggaggagagaggcaggcaggaaggacaTTATGGaataggaaagtaaagaaggaaaaagagaaaccaaaaaggagagaaaagtgatgaTGCAAGATGGAGAGTAAATAAAGGTCAGGAAGACATTTGTAAGGTGAACACAGACCTTCTTGAGGATAAAGCCGGGCGGGAGGGCATGGCGGTAGATACAAGTGGTGCCGTTCGGACAGTTCCAGAACCAACCGTACTTCCCGTTCTCCACCGCGTCCAGGAAATACCTGCAGAcctgttgggaagggaagggttatagggtaaataaataaatagtgaaATAAAATATGTACTGGAATAAATTATCAATATTACCAAGATGAAACATATAAGACTTCATGAaactactctttttttctctccattatcaTGCAAAACTATTTCCAACCCTTTTCCAGTTATTACCCAAACAGTACCTTTCCCAAAAcctctccttccccatttctatctctttcccaaaacctctctctctctctctccctttcacataACCTTTTTCTGCATAATTTATCAAACCCTTTCCCAAAAcctctcctttccccatttccatccctttcccaaaacctctctttccccatttccatccctttcccaaaACCTCCATATCGTACCCTTTTCTAAACCCACTCTTTCCCCATTTCCAACCCTTTCactatccctctccttttccattacaatcctctctctctctctctctcctttgcacttcctctttttccttccttcctttctctctcctcttttttctctcttcctatattccctctctgtctctctcatctctttctctttcgtccacctctttggatttttttaggagcagcgagtagcaggctttttttattattctttccaaCTCTCACAAAACCTATAGCGTTCATAACCCCATCAATTACTCTCGGCAACCCCATCCATCCAGTCCTTAacacccttttctcctcctcctcctcctcctccttctcttcactcacaATGTCCGTGGTGGGTTGGGACTTCTCCTTCCCATGCttcttctccaccacctccatcagcGTCTGTTCGTCCCAATCCGCGCTTGTTTCGTCACCGTCGCGCATGTCCACATAAGCGCTGCGTTTCTCAGCCTGGGGTGGGGAGAAAGGATGCGTGAGTGATGGGTgatggtgtgcgtgtgtgggaggAGGTGCAGGGTATGTGAGAAAGTGTgagggtgtgagagagtgtgtgtggatataagattaagaggagagaaaggatgtgagagggtgtgtggagggtgtGATGGTGTGAGAGGTGTGAGgagggtgtgagagagtgtgtgtgtgtgtgtgtgtgtgtatataagattaagaggagagaaaggatgtgagAGCGATGGGTGAtgctgtgtgtgtgcatgtgggaGGAGGTGCAGGGGGAGTGTGAGAAAGTGTGAGGGTgtgagaaaaagtgtgtgtgtgtatatataagattaagaggaggaggaggaagaggatggaaggagaagaacaggaagtaggataaagaaaggaagataggattTGTGAGTGATGGGtgttggtgtgtgcgtgtgtgggaggaggtgcagggggagtatgtgagtgtgtgagggtgtgagagagtgtgtgtgtgtatataggattgaatggaggaggaagaggatggaatacaggagaaaacaaaggaacacaaaggaagaacaatcAACAGCAGATCTGATtttccttacgaggctgtttgtgacaagctacactaactatctaatcatcAAGAACAgtaagtaggagaagaagaaaaggaagaaaggatatgtGAGCGAtgtgaaatggtgtgtgtgtgtgtgtgtgtgtgtgtgggaggagctGCAGGAGTGTGAAAAAGTGTGTGTATAttagattaagaggaggaggaagagaatggaagaaaggagaagaacagaaagtaggagaaggaaaggaagaaaggaagatgaagagcagggggggagatggaggaaaaggaggaagaggatgaaagaaaggagaagaacaggaagtagaaggagacagaaaggaggaaaggaaggagataaagtgcaggagggagatggaggaaaaggaggaagaagaagagcaggaaggaaattGTACAAAGGTGGATATGGATATTCTCAACTTGTGTCAACTACAATTAtattacacacaaaaataattaccgtaaataaataaataaataaaaactagaaatgaaaaaaaaaacaatcaaaacaatgaagataaaaagaaaaacaaataaaaaagctaaataaaaaaacaaacaaaaaaactaaataactaaaacaatgaaaatataaaaaacaaaaaaaaatgaaaaacatataaaaacaataaataaaaactaaaatattaaaacaacaagaaaaatctaaacaacaaaattaaaacaaaactgaaaaaaaaagaaagaaaatcgaataaaaaaataaaacttaaagACAAACCCAGCAAATCCTTCCTACCTTGCGCTCAACGTTGAGGTCATGCGAGAACTTGCACTTGGAGCCCTTGCCGCACTGACCCTGCTTGAAGAACGCACACAGGATGGACTTGGGGTCGCTGCCTGGAGGGGGACAGGAAAGGGGGTtaatcaggtcaggtcaggtcagaggAGGGCGGGAGacagctgttattttttttctttttttttcttatgtatttccCTTCATTTTGCTATTTTATATTGGATACATTTGTTCCTCTttctgtatttcatttttttcagtgTTATTTGTGTCccctgttttctatttttcctatTGTTTAGTATTATTTGTATTTCCataatagtatttttttttacttcatcttgtattcatttatatatatttttttctttttttttgtcaggcACTGCTATAGcgacttcatcttttcctcccattacttcccactctccctcttccttccctcatcacccCATCAACTCAttattccatcctcccttccttcctcacatcccttcatctcttttcctaaccctatctctcctctttctcctcaccattcctccctcccacgcacttgccctcttcaccctttcttccttcctcacaccccatccttcttctctttataagcatcttttccttttctctaaccccatctctcttcttccttatttctaaccctctctctcctccccttccttcttcctcttatctctccttcccctccctcccttacctctcacCACTTCTTCCTTTGCTTGAaccccatctctcctccccttccttctcaacctccttcctcccatctctccttcccctccctccctctcctctcacccttGCCGGCGGTCTGCTGCACGGGCTTGAAGATGGCGTTGATCTCGGCCAGGTTCTTCTTGAGGTCGTCCTTCTTCTTGCCCaagccctccttctccttctccagctCCCGGGCGGTCTTGGTGCCGCCATGCTTCACCTGGTGCTGCACCTGCTGGATGAACTTCTGCTGCTTGGCGCCCTTCTTGTTCTTCAGGCCAAACGTCTTGTcctggggagaagggaaggggaagggtgagggctggtgctggtgtttgttttgtattgTGTTTCGTTGTCTTGGTTTAGTTGTTTTCTTTTACTCGTGATGTTTTTTGGCTTGTTCTCTTATTCACTTAACTAGGCCTACtcacttatttctttatttgtacatctatatatttgtttattgagTTATTCTATTATtaacgtgtttatttatttatctatttttttattgatttattccAATTAATTTATTAACTAATTTACTTGCTTAAATTAGTAACCTATTGCTGTTAAAACAGTAACCTACTGCCACTAAAATACTAAGCTATCACTACCAAAATACTACCGTAACGTACCTTATTGCCATGAAAATAGTAACCTATTGCTACTAAAATACTACACAACCTATTGCCAAATTTTAGGCAGTAACCTTTAGCCAGTTAAGGTAGATGTGCAGTTTAGGTGTCACCTGTTAATACCACACACCTCTAACCACAATATGAAGGTGTTTGTGGTTAGAAACTAACCCAACCTGAGCATTCCAGTATTACTTCAAAGGCCGCCCATATCACAGCGAAGGACACGTTTGTGCACCATGAAATACTTTGAGGACTTAGTGCACTGTCGTAATGCTTTGCCATTACACGACTCGTCTGAGAGGTATTGATTTCTTTCAATGTGGTCCGGGGAGTcatattgagttttttttttttttttttttttttttttttgagctgttaCTGTAGATCTGGATATAGAGGCCCTTGGGCCTGCATCCAGCACTCACCTAAGTATACCTAAGTATTCATCGCATTTTTGCAGTGGGCCAGAGGTCAGGTTAAGTTTAGTTTAGTTAAACAACTGTTTCTAGTCACTATGTGATACGATTCGTACCGAGTCATTGGCGGGCGGCAGGAAGAGGGCGGAGTGTTTAAATTTTACCAGAAAACCCAACACATGTAGGCGTGTAAGTATTGCTGACTGTGCTTCATGCAGCATCCAGCCATGACTCAGGGACTGGCTCAGGTGTTAATTACATTCTTGGCCTGGCACACCAGCTGTGGGTGGTGTCCCGTGCTCACAGGTCATTGAGCCAGGTCCCAGGGGCCCGCCAGGTGAGGGCCGTGACAGCCTCGCTGAGGCGTGCGTAAGACACTCGGGGCGGCAGCTGCAGGCCGGGGTGCagcgggcagggcagggcagggcagggcacctTGATGCTAGGGTTGAGGGCCAGGTGTTTCCCCTGCCTCAAAACCTATTGCCATCCTGCCTGACTGAAAATCAGTGCCACGAGTGCTGGCCGTGCCCCGCGGCCCCCCGTGTGGCCAGGCATGGTGACACTCCGGCCATCTGCCTGGGGGTATAAATAGCCGGGACACGGGGGCGCCGGGAGGCAGCAGGAGGCACACACGAGTACAAAGAGGACATGcagaaggaagggggtgaggggaggcaggCGTGGAGGCAAACACGGCAGGTAAACAAATATGTCCCCGGCTGCCACACACGGCGCCGCCTGGCCCACACGCACCTCTAtaatcttctcctttttcttctggtCCGTCTTCTTGGACTGCGCCGCGCCTCCCTTCTGGGCATTCTTGGGAGGCATGGTGGCATAGGGAGACCCGGCGAGGCAGGGATAGGCGGGAAAATGGcggggaaaacaggaaaaaagatgaaaacaacacGGCAGTCTGCTCCCCTCACGGCCGCCGCCACACCACTGcctaaacaatatatataaaaaaactattaACAGCCTATTTATGAACCCCGATTAATTTATATCACGTTTTctaattatttatgtgtgtgttatgttttttATACTTGGTTTTAGTGTAAATTGTAATCCCATGAGCCTAAATAATATCCAAAAAACCTATTATCAGCCTGTTTCTGGCCTTAATTAATTTCTACCACATCTTTTTAATTAATTTCATGTTtggcttttgttttttttgtcttagttTTGATGGTAATTTTTCTTAGTTACTCCCTAAATATTATCCCAAAAACCTATAAACACCCTATTTCAGACCTTAATTAATTTCTATCACATTTTTCAAGttaattttgtgtgttttgtggttttctgttttcatttttattgtaATCTGTAACCCTTTGAGCCTTATTGGAGGACtagttaattttttttaatattcttttaagTGACATTTAGAGTAATTTTAGTGATGGTAtaatattttctgtgtttatttgtatttattattatgttCTATGGCGATGAATAGTGGAAATAATAGGATATGTAGGGAGGTGCTTTCTTTAGTGTGTTAATTTCTTTACTGCTTCCTTTTGGTAACTTTTACTATAATTTTAACTTTTCTATAATATTTTGGATAATTTTTCTAGTCTCCATTGTACGATTTTGTGAtgaatagtaaaaataaataatactaGTCTCCATTGTACGATTTTGTGAtgaatagtaaaaataaataatatatgacCGTACAGATTGGAGAATTACACACACAACGTCAATAAACAGATAAACACTTGCACTTTGATGATTTAATATAGAAAATTAGTTTAAAATGTCGCATCCTCAaggaatacatagaataatattaga contains:
- the LOC126986304 gene encoding zinc finger CCCH domain-containing protein 15 homolog, translated to MPPKNAQKGGAAQSKKTDQKKKEKIIEDKTFGLKNKKGAKQQKFIQQVQHQVKHGGTKTARELEKEKEGLGKKKDDLKKNLAEINAIFKPVQQTAGKGSDPKSILCAFFKQGQCGKGSKCKFSHDLNVERKAEKRSAYVDMRDGDETSADWDEQTLMEVVEKKHGKEKSQPTTDIVCRYFLDAVENGKYGWFWNCPNGTTCIYRHALPPGFILKKDRKKMEKQKEDVSLEDLVERERAALGTNTTRVTLETFLAWKKRKLKEKQDKLKKDSEKKKKDYSAGKDFGLSGREMFTFNPGLASGEDGLEEGDESLDVRNLGQDPEDEENQIEYKEIDFGNLMSDYQEVDSKNVTIANTDRLQQLQEDLDTESAKAATAAAAAAAAAEEDGEEGATGGGDEDGAAAVDIDEALFDGDDEDLDELEDELEDLTVT